The nucleotide sequence ttattatctgttaAACTAAGCAAGAGAATAAGAGTCAATTTCTATCTATTTGTTGACTGGTTAATCTAAATCTAAACTGGTAACTCTTATGTTTTATTGACTTTTAGGTATAAAGAGAGAATGGTGCGTGTACACGCAAAATTCTGTCAGCTTACCAATACGAAGATGCCTTCGGAGCCACGAGTGCAAATTGACGCAAGGCCTGGCCAGCCGTCTGGGCCAGCCAAGCGACTTGAGAAGTGGATTAACAAAAAAGTGCCAATCGGGACTCCATTACCTTTCCCAGACTTTCACGATGTGCTACGATGCGTGAGGGAAGCCAATAGCGAAGACAAGTTAGGATGGAACGAAGCTGACATTATGGAAGAAGGTAACAACAAACATATTTCTATAGATAGAGTCTAAACTTTAAAAGTGCGACTCTAacagaaaattataattacagCACGAGACTTGTTCACGAGATGCGGAAAGAAATTACAAAGACGAAGACAGGAGAATGAATGGAGGCTAGCTGCATCCAGAATATCGGTTGATATTGATCCAGCCGAGGAAAGTACTGACTTGAAGAAAAAATTGGAGGATAACAGAAAAGTTGCTGCCAAGAAAGAGACTGaagtttttaataagtaagtaccaaAACTTTTGATAAGTAATAGTTAGGATCTTTTTTGAAACTGGGGATAATCATTCtcaattttattttcaggtatgCTGATAGACAGAGCCAGCTCAAGTTGGAGGCTGAAGAAATTGGAGATAAGGAAGCTGAAGAATCACCTgtagatgacgatgatgaagacGAGCCTAAAGAAGAATCTTTAGAAAACACAGAAAAAAGGAAAGAAAGACTAAAAAGACTTTTGCAAGAGAAATCTAAAAAAGGTGTGTCCGAATCCGAGAAACTTGTAATTGATGGCACAGATAGTCAATCAGGAAATGAACATGCCATGGACCAGAAGTCGGACAAGGCTTCTCATGAAATAAATGACCAAAGTGGGACTCAACCCGAGCAAGAAAAATCTGAAACGCAAATTCAAACAAGTGACAAAACGAATAATATGGACGTGGATATAGAAATCATTCCGGAGAAAGCTACGGATGCATCAGAAAATAAATCAGATAGCAAAAAAGAATCGGTAATTATTCAGGAAGAAATTGCTAATAAAGAACCCGTTTGTCCAGTTAATAatactaaaactaaaaatggtAGTGAAAATACAGCAACAGAAAATCAGAGTGCTGAAAATGATCTGATTACAGATGATGTTgataaaacacatttaattagTGATGACAGTAACAAACTCGAATCGGACATAGATGAACTACATCTCTTACAAAAActccatactgaaactgaagCTAACACTTCAACACAGGACACATCAGACTCTGAATCTCCCATAGCGATTTCAGATACTTTAGAATCAAGTAGtgataataaaaaacataccGCAAGTGACGTTATTAGTATTGAAAACTCTAGCTACTCTGAATCGGAAGTAAATCTAGAATCAATTGATTCAAAAGCTGACAAAGAAACAGATCCCCTTTCTGATAAAGTAATTGCAGAATCTGTAGATGAACATACAGAAATAGAATGTTCTAATACTGGGGTCGAAAAGAAACTGGCAATTACAAATAATGATGAATATAATGAATCAATAGAAGATATTCTTCTTGCATCAACTGACGACGAAGAAGAGAACGATAAAAATGCTAAATTGGTATATGAAGAAGAATGTGTAAATTTAAAAGATGATACTATATCTATAGGCGATACTGTTGTTGTAGGAGTTGATAAACCACAAAGTAGTCCTACAGATGACAATTCATCTGGGAAACAGGACGATGCAAGTTCAGTAGAGAGTGTTGCGTTTGTTTCTACAAAAGAAGATTCACCTGCAGATATTGAAATGAAAGATGTAGAAAATACAGACAGCACTGATAAAGAGAACACAGCACAAGACCAAAATACTGACGCACCTGCAAATGATATTATAAATGCTGAAACCATTGAACCAAAAGAAAGTTCATCTGAAGATACTATTAATCCTACTACGGAAAAATCTGATGACTCTTCCGACTGTCCAAAAAAGTGGCCCGAAGTAATAAATAACGACGATGAATCGCCGAATGCCGAGCATGATACTGTTCAAGTACAGAATGTTGGAAACTCTAATGATGGTAGTGAAGATAAGTTATAGTCTAAGCAATTAGGTGGTTTTAGCTTTGTCAGTGTTTCCAAAAGATATCTGTCAACTAAAtgcattttgttttagaaatggTCATAATAAGATTCATTTATTGATGGAAGTCGTTAGGATGTGAGCTACCTAATACATAATATCTCTAATTAAGTAGctgataatttaatcatttTGCATATAGAgtgtaacaaaaatattgtacTGTATGGTAAATAACAAAATTCAGGAGCCTCAAAAATCAACCATCACAAGAGTAATGTATGGGTctgaaacagatttttttttttactggtCTTCCAGTCTTTCTTTTCTTAGTAGTTGAAAAGCCAAATCATCATTGGATAGAGGCAGACTAATTGCGCTGCGCGCACGtctattttatgtacctactattgaTCAAACATTTTCTCGCTCGAAATTTGAAATATTCAACTTTCAGTACATAATAAAAAGAATTCGTACctactgttatttttttagtaatcgTGAAGTCTCGGAATTGGACCCACTAACGTTATGGTGAACAGCTAATTTTCGAGGCATAGAAAAATTCAGTGAAATTCGATGAAGGATGGGCAAGGAAAGATGTTATCATTGATGTGCTTGTGTAAATATGAACCAAAGGAAAGTCTGATAAGAATGAAGGATTTTTATActaagtaaaattaataatattataggttTTCTGCATTTAATTCctagttttaaagttatagtGAAATGTGATTGCTTGTTATTATTTGGTAGTGAGGTTTTATGTAATGAATTCTGTGTAAGTTTAGCGATAAGACTTAGCAGATTGCAGGATACCTATAATTTCGTAAACATCGTGCAGTTTATCACAACTTTATATAACggaataaattaatgaataaatagTCTTTGAGAcgtatattttgtattattattaccaattattgaCGTAAATGATGATACCTTTACTGTGTCGATATCTATTCTAGAACACTAGAGTCTGATGGTCATTGAGCCATATTATAGATCAATGCCGATGGCACAGTGAATTAATCCTTGCATTGAGGACAAGGAGGCAACAAATCTAGTTTAAATTTTGATCgggttaattttaaaacaattggCTCTCGAATTTACTATGATGGATTTAAGACGTtcttatttttagggttcttgTTTGTAGTATACTACAAAATTCAATAAAAGCTATTATTAAGTCGTcacaacatttatttacaatatttacaagGGTCCAGTCTTAAGTACATAAGTGTTAAAGCTATCCTTATTTATGTTGGTCGCGTCAAGTAAAGCAGATGGGTCCGGCGTGGAAAGTGAACTGGTGGGCAGCGTCTGCGTATCCTAATGGCTGGAAGTCAGTTATTGGAAGCCTTTCCAATCGCGAGGTCTTGATTTCTAGCACAATTTCGCCGGTGCCCTCCTGTTTGGAAAATAATAACATGTTTAGTTTGATCACATACTCTGCATAGCTTTGACAACACTGTGTAGAGGAAACATTGAAAAATTGGCATCAGATTGGGAATGTAAAATATGACCTACATATTTTGCATGAATGGTTCATTGCTTGTATTTTTCTTCAAGGTAAGaggtttaaatatttttaacggaCCGTTTTTAGTACCTTGCAATCATCTTTGACCACTTGTGGTTCCCTGAACTCAGCAGAATTAGTTCCAAATAGCTTGATGTTGCTGATCCTGGTTGTGTCAGCTGGGATGTCGGATCTGAATAAAAGAATTaccaaaacatttatttgtatatcAAAATACTAATAAGACTTTCATAATCTTCATTACAGACAATAAAATCATCGATATAAAGTGTTATTAAATAGTTTCATTACCGTTGTATTGTTTTAGTACTGACGCAGGTGTAAGTGAAGTTCTGCCTCGCGCCGTTGGACAGCAGCCGCAAGAATCGCAGCTGGATGGCGCCGTAGCCTTCACCGTCGTATGTTATCTGGAACAACGATTGgtaagtgttttgttttttgcctATATTTTCTAAGATTGTGCAGAATTTCTATTTTAAGCAGCAATTTTTGAGTTGCACATACAAACTTATAGAAAGAGGAAAAGAgtgaaaatctttaaagatcTTGAAGATGTGACAAAACATCCCGGTTTCTGCAGACCTAGCAAAAACGATACAAATCCCAGTCACAAGTCCAGTcctaagttattattattattaccgcaACCGATAAATAATTTAGTCAGGATTTGCAAAGGAGAGACGTGTTATCAAAGAGTTTCAAGTAGCTTCCAAGCATTCTCTAGAAATTATTGCATTGGACTATCTTATAAAGCCATTGTCTTACCCGATATCCGTTCTGCAGCTGCGAGAACTTGTGTTTGTCCTCAGCCGTGCCAGTTCAGCCTCGTCAGGGTGGATGCATGTGCTGTGACCGCGACAATAGGCATGCACCGTATCCAGTAATATCCTACATGTTGTTAAAGTCATTCTCTTACCCTGTATCCGTTCTGCAGCTGCGAGAACTTATGTTTGTCCTCAGCCGTGTAGAGCGCCAGTTCAGTTTCATCAGGGTGAATGCAGGTGCTGTGGCCGCGGCAATAGGCGCGTACAGGGCGGgatgcgccgccgccgcgcgcgtctATCCAGTAGTAGCCTAGGAACGGGTATCTATTATGAGCGTATAAAGGGGAATAGTGTTGGGAGAAGGCAGTAGCAAAACATTCCATTCTTCTTCTTCCACCTTGTGCGTTTACACAACTGATATACCCTGTTACTTACTGCTAGGGTTGTGGTCTAAAACGAAGAATGAATGCTCGAACACTCATGAGCCGCATGAGGCGTTTAACTTTGGCTCTATCAGACCGACGACGGTTAAACGTGCCTTACGAAACATGGAATCATAATTATTTCAGACAGTCATGATTCAAGTCTGCGGAACCAAACTCGGAACATAAACTGACTATTGCAACACACGGAAATGGAACTCAGAAGCTCACAACTCGGAGAGATACTGACTTTTTTGTAAGTATAAGACAGCATTAGAGTACAGAGAAAAGCAGAAACACTCGTAAGTACTTAGCTGTTCCcgtaagtatgaagggaggaattattattcaatttcaaattgcattattcatactacggttgtatcttttcaaagaaaattgtattttaaagtcatattacgtggattagtccgcactagtcgcgtcaagtatgctaaattactacgtactaggtggaacaggtatttggatcgagtattaataaatactaggaataggtgcacctagtatcaaatttacctagtataactcATCTCTAGTGTCCAGTGCCTTACCGTCAGTGAGGTTAACGTGGGTAGTGCGAAGGTCGCGGCACGTGAGCGCGGGGTTGGCCCTCGACCCTCGCGGCCTGCGCGCAGCGTCCAACGCCGCTCGTGCCGTCACGATCTCCGCTAGAACCTCGCTTGCCCACTCTGTTTCTTCGTCTGAAAGACAAGAACATTGGAATCATGAGTTTCTAATCTACGTGATGTGTGATTGCGTGCGCTTCTTGTTTTTGAATTATTAGGATTCACCTTTAGTTCTTAAAACTCTTGTTGGTTTCTATTTTTTGCGATTTgagaaacaataaattatattgtgGGTGGAGCTTGAAACCTAAATTTTATTGGTCCGGTTTTTATCATGAACTGAAATTATTACGTGTCTAATCTTTTACCGGACCAGCGCCTGAAAAGATTACTACTCACCATCATCAAGGTTATCATCAGTGGTAGTTTCAGCCGACTCCATATTGACGCTTCGCCTCCTTCGTCTATACGAAGCGAATAACTCCGCTGGTATTTGTGGTGCCGGCGCCGCTGGTCCCGGGGGTCCGGGAGTCCCAGGCGGGCCTGGCAGGCCTGGCCTTCCTTCAGGACCTGTATTGCCTTTAGGCCCGAGCGGGCCCTCTGGTCCGGGAGTACCGGTTGGTCCCGTATCACCTTTCGGCCCTGGAGGTCCAATTGGGCCCTGCGAAATTCAGATTTGGTGAGATTCATAGCTTTTTTGTGCAATAGCTAATAATTTTCTGTTCTATATTACTCAAATCGTCACATTGTAACATGCAAACATGCatgtttattatgttttttgtcTTACCATGTCTCCTTTAGCACCTGGCGGCCCAGCGGGTCCAGGTAGCCCTTGCTTGCCCATTTCACCCTGGTCCCCTTTTAATCCCATCGCCCCAGTATCGCCGATGTGACCCTTAGGTCCTCTGTTGCCTTTTTCACCTCTTGGCCCTTGAGCGCCTGGCAAACCGATTTTCCCTGGTGGTCCTTCGATTCCGACCTGCCCTGGAGCTCCAACGTCACCCTATGAAtgtagaaagtaattttatcTCAACGTAATCCAGTATTATATCATGCCATTCCAACATCCCGGAGTGCTGATGCAGTTTTTGACCTAAAGTTATTAGTTGATAACCTTTTCATTTGATTACATTTTATGAATCTTACCGTGGGTCCAGGGGGGCCTCGAACGCCACGTTGTCCAACTTCTCCTGGTGGTCCAGTAGGACCTGCAGGGCCGGGTTCTCCCTGTGCCCCTTTTGGTCCTAGATCACCCTTCTCGCCAGGTATGCCGGGGCTTCCTTGTAAGCCAGCTGGGCCTTCAGAACCCTACGATTGTAATGATAAAGTGACATATTAATTAAAGGGCGTGATCTAAAGGATATTTTTTGTTACATGTGCTTtgcaaaatataatttatattttgtttttcttaccGGAGTTCCTGGCATTCCTATCTCGCCTGGCTTACCAGCCAGACCTATAGGGCCGGCTGGTCCTGGAGGCCCGGTGCTGCCTTCCGGGCCGTCTGCACCCGGTTCACCCTTGATTCCCTGAAGTCCAGGCTCGCCTCGCTCGCCAGGAAAGCCTGCTGGCCCTGTATCTCCTTTGGGGCCTTCTGGCCCTGGTGGTCCTTTGGCTCCTGTTTCTCCTTGTATCCCTGGTGGGCCATCTTCTCCCTTCGGACCTGCTGGACCTCTTGGCCcctaaaatatacaaatatcaGTTAGGTATTTGACTTACACAATGCTGATGACATTCGATTGGAAAACTAAATAAAGCTTTTGAATtatcaataaaatgtataagCTGAAAcagtataattatgttattttgtgGGCAAAAAGGTACTTACTAATTTCCCTTCAGGGCCTTGAGGTCCAGGTGGGCCAGCTGCGCCGGGGCTCCCAACCTCTCCGTGCTGGCCTTCTGCACCCCGTGGCCCAGGCTCACCAGGCACTCCTTTCGGCCCGCGTCTTCCCGGTGGACCGGTTAAACCGATTGGTCCAGAAGGtcctataattaaaaaaacgaaGTCGATTTAAAGATGCGTGGTAATTATGACATGAGCTAAGCAGTTCTTATCTATGGAATGTAACGTGccaacacaataataattgtggGTTGTAACATTTTACCGATTGGTCCAGTGTCTCCAGTATCGCCTTTGAATCCTTGCTGTCCCTTTTCACCAGGTGGTCCAGTTTGTCCTTGCTGTCCGGGAAGGCCCCGTGGGCCGTCTGCCCCTTGTGGCCCTGGAGGCCCAAGATCACCCGGTGGGCCCTTATCGCCCGGCAAGCCCACTGATCCAGATTCACCACGGAGCCCTTGGATGCCGGGTGAACCAGGTGGACCCTATTGTATGTGAAATTACTCTTTAGAGTTATTATACTAAAGTGGCAATAGACTTGTCTGTAGAAATACTTAATGGAACTTGCTGTATCTTATGGAAAGATGAAACTTTCAGTGTTTTTCATCATTAGCTGTAATTTCAGTATACTTACCGGTTCACCAGAAGCCCCTTTAAAGCCCTTTTCGCCAGGCGGTCCAGCTTCTCCCTTATCGCCGTCTTCGCCAGGAGTCCCTACTGGTCCAGGCGCGCCTGATAGTCCTCTTGGGCCCGGCAGTCCATCTCGGCCGATTGGTCCTTAAATAAGTGGCTTATTTGAATGGATCGGTATTTACATTTGTCTATCTACATTATAAAGAAATATTTGCTTCGTACTTACTTTTTAATGTAAACAATTATTATGGTctcaaagaaatttaaaaagatAGGCAGTATGTGCATGACAGTTTAATTTAGTCTTCGTACCTATTGGTCCCGGTTCACCAACTTCTCCTTTTTGGCCACCGGGGCCTGGTGACCCTCGTGGTCCTTCACGTCCCTGCGGTCCTTGAGGCCCTTCGTTCCCAGTCTCACCAGGTTCCCCTTTGTCACCTCTTACGCCAGGTGGACCTGGCAAACCCATGTCTCCTTTTGTTCCGGGTGCACCCTgaattaggtattattatttttaaataactagCCCTAAATAATGAATTATACATTGAATGAAATATATCATTTTCTTTTAAAGCAACATACTATTGGTCCAGGTAATCCAGCTTCTCCGAGGTGTCCTGATGGGCCTGGAGACCCAGCAGGGCCAGGTTTTCCTTCCGGCCCGGGTGGGCCAGGTGGTCCCTCTTTGCCCATTTCCCCTGGAGCGCCAACATCACCAGGAGTTCCCGGGATACCAGGCGATCCTGGTGGGCCTGCCGGGCCTGCGTCGCCAATAGGTCCTTGTGGTCCCACGGGCCCTGATGGCCCAGTCAATCCAGATGCTCCAGGTTCACCCTGTAAGTAAATAATAGTATAGGGCACTTACATAGGCACAGAGATTTAACTAAAATATCATTTTTGGGTCTAATTATTAGTAGTTATACCGTTGGTCCTCGCTCTCCAGGTGGTCCAGGCATGCCTGGTTTCCCATCAGGCCCTGGTGGACCGACTGCCCCGGGAAATCCACGAACGCCTTCTAAACCCTGTGGTCCTCTTTCTCCTATAGAGCCTGGAGGGCCAGGCTGACCTGTGTCTCCTTTAGGACCTGGTGGCCCATCAGACCCTCTACGGCCTCGTGGTCCTCGGTATCCCTAAAAGTTAAATCGTTATTAATTGCTACTACATTCGGAAAAAGATATTTCatattaaatgttattttaatatttacttactcTTGGCCCCGTTTCACCTCGATCTCCAGGTGTACCAGTTAAGCCCTGCACAGATTTATTAAATGTTTAGATTGTATAAAACAACGTCAGATACTTATTTGATTAACGGGTATTTCCAATTACCATAACTCCTTTGGTGCCCCTTCTTCCACGCCTCCCTGAAGCTCCTTTGTCTCCCTTTTCACCTTGACTGCCTGGATACCCTTGTGGTCCTTGAGGCCCTGTGGCACCTTTTTCGCCTGATAGACCGATCGGTCCAGTTTCTCCTCTTGGTCCTTCTGTTCCCTGTATGAAAACAATGATTATGTAGATATAAAACAAAAGTAAGTAAGTTTAGTATAACGGAAATTTTGAGCAACTTGTTTACCTTTTGACCTTCTGGACCTTCAACACCGGGTGGGCCAGGTTCTCCTGGTAAACCTCGATCACCTTTTGGCCCTATTTCTCCCTTTTCTCCTTCGATACCTAAAAGtaagttttaaaagaaaatgatTTCCGATTCAGTGATTTTCATAGTATATTATAAATCATGATCAAATAATATTACCTCTTATTCCTTTATCCCCCTTGTCCCCTGGCAAACCACGGGGCCCATCATCGCCTTTCAATCCACGTGGGCCAGGAAAGCCAACCATTCCCTATAAAATATTTCGTTATTTGGTTACACCATGAATTATTATAATTGAAATGAATacccattttattttaataaatattaatttattacttgtgGTCCCTGAGGTCCTATATCTCCCGGTGATCCTTGTTGGCCTGGATTTCCTGGTGTTCCTGGAGAACCTTCTGGGCCGGGTAGTCCTGAAATGCCTGGTTTTCCTTGCGGACcctaaacaaaaaacattttatcgtaatattaattaacttattttgtttattagcaAACAGGTAGAAAAATGCTAGTTCACCTGTATTCCTGGAGATCCTATAGGTCCTTGAGGGCCTGGCGAACCAGATGGGCCCATTGTCCCTGGCTGGCCTTGCGGACCAGGCGGTCCAGGTTGTCCTGAAGCTCCCTTTGCACCCTGTTGTCCTTCAATGCCTGGTATTCCCGGATAACCAATTAATCCAGGGTAGCCTCTTGGTCCCATAAAACCTCTTGGTCCCTATTAATAAATTGTACATTTGTTTAATTATGTCTTCTGAGTGGTATAACGGCTTTTGGCCTTTATTTTGTAAGCGTTGGTTAGATAAAACTTACTAGTTCACCAGTGATACCTGGTGGTCCAGGTGGTCCGTCATCTCCAGGGGGCCCATCTTGCCCTGGTAACCCTGATTCGCCCTGAAGGCCTGGAGTTCCTCTTTCGCCTTTATCACCAGGCATGCCTGGTAGTCCTGGGTACCCTTGTTCCCCCTTAGGCCCTGTAGCCCCGGGGGATCCCCGTTCACCGTCTCTACCAGCGTGCCCTCGTCTTCCTAAACGACCAGGCGGACCTGCGATACCTCTAGGACCTGGTGGACCCTGGTATGAAGAAAACAGGTTTTAATTACACATTAAAAATCACAGAATTTAAAGTATTAGTATATGGTAGGCAGTACTTACTGGTTCACCCTGTTCCCCTTGTTCTCCTTTAGGTCCTTCTGGTCCAATTTCACCTTCCGGTCCAACAGGGCCAGTCAGTCCCATTGGCCCTTCGGCACCACGCATTGCAGCCTAAAAATATAAGTTAAGAGCAAATAGTAAGAAACAGGAAAAATAATTCAAAGTTATTAGTACCTAGCTAAAAATCTATTGGCCGATGACCGTAAAATACTTCTAGAATGTCTTTATACTTATGGTCGTAAACCAAATCACTCAAAGAACGAAAATTCTTCAAGCGTATTTTGAAATTGTGTCTTTTAATACCATAACTCCTTAGTACTTAAAGAAACGTGACAAAACTTTTCGccttaaaattgttaaagtcggATATTTTTGAGGCGAAGCTTAAAAATCTATTAAGTTGAACAAACTTTGCGCCGAAAGCGTTCCAAAGTGGCTTTACTGTAAAGAAAAACTGATGTAGGTAGACCTCGTAAAGaaggaaaaataagaaatggAATGTTTCACCGCCGATAAGTTGAAATTAATGTAAGGAGTTTGTACTTGCCATGTGTTGGGATAACATTTGACGAAGCGCCTCTGCTTGAGCGTCTGGACCTTTTTCGTTGCCA is from Ostrinia nubilalis chromosome 2, ilOstNubi1.1, whole genome shotgun sequence and encodes:
- the LOC135080993 gene encoding collagen alpha-1(I) chain-like isoform X2, producing the protein MALETRGRLLLLLFCLLNAGNADDEADIFDILSTLKEEQLPDGVARIPGRCQSPTLPEDQLSAYRLDENATLHQDAAGMFYNTFPEDFSVLAVVRLSAKSQRPLFVLYSDAGDEQLQLVVGEMVELYYEDTNGDPQDNELLTYRANVADGRWHRLALSIKGDSATLLVDCNIMETLRLDRKPGSSFNLAGTLVVGKQFTADQFYEGDIEILQISTKPDTAYEMCTTIAPDCGSGYISGFRQENTFYNIVDKELEPKIHLEPQTQAPNLNTLSTGESDNSRYDHIGRRRFFPDRNRSENHWDSASRDLTTERPDSPVPNYVQYVGVTGSYPAMTDSDENSIFGSFSNEYEVLPTVPPITFATAEILDNTTPRLKRGDDDDSEATTVVTTESYTPMTTTEDDDWLTHPPETGNGSISYDSSETYYDYGSAGTYMGPRGYPGPPGPQGPRGPKGEPGKHGAEGQQGFPGAPGHVFVVPLHQSGNEKGPDAQAEALRQMLSQHMAAMRGAEGPMGLTGPVGPEGEIGPEGPKGEQGEQGEPGPPGPRGIAGPPGRLGRRGHAGRDGERGSPGATGPKGEQGYPGLPGMPGDKGERGTPGLQGESGLPGQDGPPGDDGPPGPPGITGELGPRGFMGPRGYPGLIGYPGIPGIEGQQGAKGASGQPGPPGPQGQPGTMGPSGSPGPQGPIGSPGIQGPQGKPGISGLPGPEGSPGTPGNPGQQGSPGDIGPQGPQGMVGFPGPRGLKGDDGPRGLPGDKGDKGIRGIEGEKGEIGPKGDRGLPGEPGPPGVEGPEGQKGTEGPRGETGPIGLSGEKGATGPQGPQGYPGSQGEKGDKGASGRRGRRGTKGVMGLTGTPGDRGETGPRGYRGPRGRRGSDGPPGPKGDTGQPGPPGSIGERGPQGLEGVRGFPGAVGPPGPDGKPGMPGPPGERGPTGEPGASGLTGPSGPVGPQGPIGDAGPAGPPGSPGIPGTPGDVGAPGEMGKEGPPGPPGPEGKPGPAGSPGPSGHLGEAGLPGPIGAPGTKGDMGLPGPPGVRGDKGEPGETGNEGPQGPQGREGPRGSPGPGGQKGEVGEPGPIGPIGRDGLPGPRGLSGAPGPVGTPGEDGDKGEAGPPGEKGFKGASGEPGPPGSPGIQGLRGESGSVGLPGDKGPPGDLGPPGPQGADGPRGLPGQQGQTGPPGEKGQQGFKGDTGDTGPIGPSGPIGLTGPPGRRGPKGVPGEPGPRGAEGQHGEVGSPGAAGPPGPQGPEGKLGPRGPAGPKGEDGPPGIQGETGAKGPPGPEGPKGDTGPAGFPGERGEPGLQGIKGEPGADGPEGSTGPPGPAGPIGLAGKPGEIGMPGTPGSEGPAGLQGSPGIPGEKGDLGPKGAQGEPGPAGPTGPPGEVGQRGVRGPPGPTGDVGAPGQVGIEGPPGKIGLPGAQGPRGEKGNRGPKGHIGDTGAMGLKGDQGEMGKQGLPGPAGPPGAKGDMGPIGPPGPKGDTGPTGTPGPEGPLGPKGNTGPEGRPGLPGPPGTPGPPGPAAPAPQIPAELFASYRRRRRSVNMESAETTTDDNLDDAEIVTARAALDAARRPRGSRANPALTCRDLRTTHVNLTDGYYWIDARGGGASRPVRAYCRGHSTCIHPDETELALYTAEDKHKFSQLQNGYRITYDGEGYGAIQLRFLRLLSNGARQNFTYTCVSTKTIQRSDIPADTTRISNIKLFGTNSAEFREPQVVKDDCKEGTGEIVLEIKTSRLERLPITDFQPLGYADAAHQFTFHAGPICFT
- the LOC135080993 gene encoding collagen alpha-1(I) chain-like isoform X1; its protein translation is MALETRGRLLLLLFCLLNAGNADDEADIFDILSTLKEEQLPDGVARIPGRCQSPTLPEDQLSAYRLDENATLHQDAAGMFYNTFPEDFSVLAVVRLSAKSQRPLFVLYSDAGDEQLQLVVGEMVELYYEDTNGDPQDNELLTYRANVADGRWHRLALSIKGDSATLLVDCNIMETLRLDRKPGSSFNLAGTLVVGKQFTADQFYEGDIEILQISTKPDTAYEMCTTIAPDCGSGYISGFRQENTFYNIVDKELEPKIHLEPQTQAPNLNTLSTGESDNSRYDHIGRRRFFPDRNRSENHWDSASRDLTTERPDSPVPNYVQYVGVTGSYPAMTDSDENSIFGSFSNEYEVLPTVPPITFATAEILDNTTPRLKRGDDDDSEATTVVTTESYTPMTTTEDDDWLTHPPETGNGSISYDSSETYYDYGSAGTYMGPRGYPGPPGPQGPRGPKGEPGKHGAEGQQGFPGAPGHVFVVPLHQSGNEKGPDAQAEALRQMLSQHMAAMRGAEGPMGLTGPVGPEGEIGPEGPKGEQGEQGEPGPPGPRGIAGPPGRLGRRGHAGRDGERGSPGATGPKGEQGYPGLPGMPGDKGERGTPGLQGESGLPGQDGPPGDDGPPGPPGITGELGPRGFMGPRGYPGLIGYPGIPGIEGQQGAKGASGQPGPPGPQGQPGTMGPSGSPGPQGPIGSPGIQGPQGKPGISGLPGPEGSPGTPGNPGQQGSPGDIGPQGPQGMVGFPGPRGLKGDDGPRGLPGDKGDKGIRGIEGEKGEIGPKGDRGLPGEPGPPGVEGPEGQKGTEGPRGETGPIGLSGEKGATGPQGPQGYPGSQGEKGDKGASGRRGRRGTKGVMGLTGTPGDRGETGPRGYRGPRGRRGSDGPPGPKGDTGQPGPPGSIGERGPQGLEGVRGFPGAVGPPGPDGKPGMPGPPGERGPTGEPGASGLTGPSGPVGPQGPIGDAGPAGPPGSPGIPGTPGDVGAPGEMGKEGPPGPPGPEGKPGPAGSPGPSGHLGEAGLPGPIGAPGTKGDMGLPGPPGVRGDKGEPGETGNEGPQGPQGREGPRGSPGPGGQKGEVGEPGPIGPIGRDGLPGPRGLSGAPGPVGTPGEDGDKGEAGPPGEKGFKGASGEPGPPGSPGIQGLRGESGSVGLPGDKGPPGDLGPPGPQGADGPRGLPGQQGQTGPPGEKGQQGFKGDTGDTGPIGPSGPIGLTGPPGRRGPKGVPGEPGPRGAEGQHGEVGSPGAAGPPGPQGPEGKLGPRGPAGPKGEDGPPGIQGETGAKGPPGPEGPKGDTGPAGFPGERGEPGLQGIKGEPGADGPEGSTGPPGPAGPIGLAGKPGEIGMPGTPGSEGPAGLQGSPGIPGEKGDLGPKGAQGEPGPAGPTGPPGEVGQRGVRGPPGPTGDVGAPGQVGIEGPPGKIGLPGAQGPRGEKGNRGPKGHIGDTGAMGLKGDQGEMGKQGLPGPAGPPGAKGDMGPIGPPGPKGDTGPTGTPGPEGPLGPKGNTGPEGRPGLPGPPGTPGPPGPAAPAPQIPAELFASYRRRRRSVNMESAETTTDDNLDDDEETEWASEVLAEIVTARAALDAARRPRGSRANPALTCRDLRTTHVNLTDGYYWIDARGGGASRPVRAYCRGHSTCIHPDETELALYTAEDKHKFSQLQNGYRITYDGEGYGAIQLRFLRLLSNGARQNFTYTCVSTKTIQRSDIPADTTRISNIKLFGTNSAEFREPQVVKDDCKEGTGEIVLEIKTSRLERLPITDFQPLGYADAAHQFTFHAGPICFT